The DNA region TGGTCGAGTTCTGGGCATTCCAGTGCGTCAACTGCCAGCGCAGTCTGCCCGCGGTGCGGCAGCTGTCGGCGCGCTATCGCGACTCCGACGTCCGTCTGATCGGCATTCACACGCCGGAACTCCCCGACGAACGCGTGGCGGACAACGTCACGAAGGCGGTGGCTCGCGACTCGATCGACTTCCCGGTGGCGCTCGACCCCGACGGTGAGGCCTGGGAAGCGATCGGGAATCAGTACTGGCCGTGCTTCTACGTCCTCGATCGCGCCGGCAAGGTGAGCTACAAACACGTCGGCGAGCTGCACCAGGGCACACCCGGCTGGGATGAGTTCGTGAAGCGGATCGAGGCGGCGCGAGCGGCGTCGAGCTGAGCGCGCGCCATTTCGGAGCGAAAAGACCACGGGCCCCTCGCTCGAGGCGAGAGGCCCGTGGTGCGCATTGGGCACGCTACTTGGCCGCGGTGCCGATCCGCATCTGGTAGAACGAGCGGTAAACGAACACCAGTGCCACCAGCATGAAGACGCCGGAAAGGATCGGCGCGAGCCCCGGGTTCGCGACGCCCATTTCGACCGCCAGCAGGCCGAAGAGGGTCGTGAACTTGATGATCGGATTGAGCGCGACCGACGAGGTGTCCTTGTAGGGGTCGCCCACCGTGTCGCCGACCACCGTCGCCGCGTGCAGCTCGGTGCCCTTCATGTTCAGCTCGACCTCGACCACCTTCTTGGCGTTGTCCCAGGCGCCGCCGGCGTTCGCCATGTAGATCGCCTGGAACAGTCCGACCACCGCGATGCTCACCAGGTAGGAGATGAAGAATTCGGGGTTGAAGAACGCGTAGGCGATGGTGATCGAGAAGATCACCAGGAAGATGTTGAACATGCCGGCCTGAGCGTACTGGGTGCAGATTCGGACCACGGTCTTCGAGGACTCGATGTTGGCGGCCTCGGCGGAATCGAGCTTGATGTTGCGCTTGATGTACTCGACCGCGCGATAGGCGCCGGTGGTGACCGCCTGCATCGAGGCGCCGGTGAACCAGTAGACGGTGGCGCCGCCCATCAGGATGCCGAGCAGTACGAAGGGATCGAGCAGGTCGAGCTTGAACTCCTGGCCGACGCTCGCATAGTGCTTGGTCAGCACCAGGATGATCGAGAACACCATCGTGGTCGCGCCGGCCACGGCGGTGGCGATCAGCACCGGTTTGGCGGTGGCCTTGAAGGTATTGCCCGCGCCGTCGTTGTCCTCGAGATAGTGCTTGCCGCGCTCGAAGTTGGGCTTGAAGCCGAACTGCTGCTCGATCGCCTGCGCGGCTCCCGGCGTGCTCTCGACCTGCGACAGCTCGAAGATCGATTGCGCGTTGTCGGTGACCGGGCCGTAGGAGTCGACCGCGATGGTCACCGGTCCCATGCCGAGCAGACCGAACGCGACCAGGCCGAACGCGAACACACCCGGGTACTGCATGTACTGGGAGAGGCCCTGCTGCGAGAAGTGATTGGCGAGGTACAGCAGCACCGCCAGCGTCAGCGCCTGCCAGAACACCGAGAAGTTGCCGGCCACCATGCCCGACAGGATGTTGAGCGAGGCGCCGCCCTCCTTGGACGCCGCCACCACCTCGGCCACGTGCCGCGAATGCGAGCTGGTGAAGACCTTGGTGAACTCGGGGATCAGCGCGGCGGCCAGAGTTCCGCACGAGATGATGACGGAGAGCGTGAACCACAGATTGCCGCCGAGCCCGCCGAGCAGCCACTTCGAGGCGACGAAAGTCACGACGATCGAGAGCACCGAGCACACCCACACCAGGCTGGTGAGCGGCGCCTCGAAGTTGATCTTGTCCTTGCCGGAGTTCTGCCCGCGAGCCACCACGTCGCTCACCAGATAGGAGACGATCGAGGTGAGGATCATCAGGATGCGCATCACGAAGATCCACACCAGGAATTCGGCCTTGCGGTCCGGCATCACCGCCAGCGCGATGAACGAGATCAGCGCCACGCCGGTGACGCCATAGGTCTCGAAGCCGTCGGCGGTCGGGCCCACCGAGTCGCCGGCGTTGTCACCGGTGCAGTCGGCGATCACGCCGGGATTGCGCGGATCGTCCTCCTTGATCTTGAACACGACCTTCATGAGGTCCGAGCCGATGTCGGCGATCTTGGTGAAGATGCCGCCGGCGATGCGCAGCGCCGAGGCGCCGAGCGACTCGCCGATCGCGAACCCGAGGAAGCAGGCGCCCGCATTCTCGGCGGGGATGAACAGCAGGATCGCGAGCATCATGATCAGCTCGACGCAGATCAGCATGACGCCGATGCTCATTCCCGACTGGAGCGGAATCTCGTAGACCGGCACCGGCTTGCCGCGCAGCGAAGCGAACGCGGTGCGGCTGTTGGCCAGGGTGTTCATGCGGATGCCGAACCAGGCCACGCTGTAGCTGCCGAGGATGCCGACCACCGAGAACAGCAGAATCGTCACCACGCGCATCGCGTCGAGATGCTGCAGCACGCCGAAGTAGTAGACGATGCAGGCGGCGATGAAGGCCTCGAGCACCATGAGCAACCGGCCCTGCTGAAGCAGGTAGGTCTTGCAGGTCTCGTAGATGGTGGCCGAAACGTCGAGCATCGACTGGTACGCCGGCAGAGCCTTCACCCGGTTGAACATCACCAGGCCGAACAGCATGCCGAACAGGCACACGCCCAGTCCGATGAAGAGCAGAGAACGCTGCTGGGCATCCAGCTGGGGAAGCTGCAGGTCCAGCTCGCTGGCGTGGGCTGCGGCCGGCCACAGCGCCGCCGCCAGGGTTGCCGCCAGGAATTTCCAGGGGGCCGTGGAGGGGAGTCTCCGCAGGACGGATTCCGCGGTCCGGAACATCGGCATCGGCTGCTCCTCGTGAATTTCGGTGCGTTGACCGGCGCTGGAGGCCGGGAGATCACGCCGTCCGCAGGGCTCGATCCTGGCTGGAATCGCGGCCCGGCCGGCGGGAGGGATGGCTTCCTTGGCGGGCGTGCCCGCGCAAAGGACGGCGGAATCTACCCGAGGCCGGTCCGGCCCGGCAAGTCCGCCGGCCGCTTGGCGAAACGTCGATCGACCGAGGCCGTGAACCGGCAACCAGGCCGCCTCGATCGGCGGTTTGGTGCAACGTGCCATGGCGGGAATTGCGGAG from Candidatus Sulfotelmatobacter sp. includes:
- a CDS encoding redoxin family protein, whose translation is MRLLWVWFLAVMAFPIAQSAHPASPAGAGHPGHWNGPLKGVLNQLDWVGNRRAKESDLAGQVVVVEFWAFQCVNCQRSLPAVRQLSARYRDSDVRLIGIHTPELPDERVADNVTKAVARDSIDFPVALDPDGEAWEAIGNQYWPCFYVLDRAGKVSYKHVGELHQGTPGWDEFVKRIEAARAASS
- a CDS encoding sodium-translocating pyrophosphatase, with protein sequence MPMFRTAESVLRRLPSTAPWKFLAATLAAALWPAAAHASELDLQLPQLDAQQRSLLFIGLGVCLFGMLFGLVMFNRVKALPAYQSMLDVSATIYETCKTYLLQQGRLLMVLEAFIAACIVYYFGVLQHLDAMRVVTILLFSVVGILGSYSVAWFGIRMNTLANSRTAFASLRGKPVPVYEIPLQSGMSIGVMLICVELIMMLAILLFIPAENAGACFLGFAIGESLGASALRIAGGIFTKIADIGSDLMKVVFKIKEDDPRNPGVIADCTGDNAGDSVGPTADGFETYGVTGVALISFIALAVMPDRKAEFLVWIFVMRILMILTSIVSYLVSDVVARGQNSGKDKINFEAPLTSLVWVCSVLSIVVTFVASKWLLGGLGGNLWFTLSVIISCGTLAAALIPEFTKVFTSSHSRHVAEVVAASKEGGASLNILSGMVAGNFSVFWQALTLAVLLYLANHFSQQGLSQYMQYPGVFAFGLVAFGLLGMGPVTIAVDSYGPVTDNAQSIFELSQVESTPGAAQAIEQQFGFKPNFERGKHYLEDNDGAGNTFKATAKPVLIATAVAGATTMVFSIILVLTKHYASVGQEFKLDLLDPFVLLGILMGGATVYWFTGASMQAVTTGAYRAVEYIKRNIKLDSAEAANIESSKTVVRICTQYAQAGMFNIFLVIFSITIAYAFFNPEFFISYLVSIAVVGLFQAIYMANAGGAWDNAKKVVEVELNMKGTELHAATVVGDTVGDPYKDTSSVALNPIIKFTTLFGLLAVEMGVANPGLAPILSGVFMLVALVFVYRSFYQMRIGTAAK